A genomic window from Brienomyrus brachyistius isolate T26 unplaced genomic scaffold, BBRACH_0.4 scaffold143, whole genome shotgun sequence includes:
- the pbdc1 gene encoding protein PBDC1, which yields MAAENGLASLGVDGAAAAAHALSLPAEAYGNDPQLEIMWAMKAYQHAEIYFNLISSVDPVFLKLTKVDDKIYTAFRETFADLNIQVLDPEQLKSTEAKEKWRPFCNQFDGVVEDFNYGTLLRLDCQKDYTEENTIFATRIQFFAVEIARNREGHNSVIYSTKQQAKEDEKK from the exons ATGGCCGCGGAGAATGGACTTGCGTCTTTG GGCGTGGACGGCGCTGCGGCGGCCGCGCATGCTCTGTCGCTGCCAGCGGAGGCATATGGCAATGAT CCTCAGCTGGAAATCATGTGGGCGATGAAGGCGTACCAGCATGCAGAAATTTACTTCAAT CTCATCTCTTCAGTGGATCCAGTCTTTCTAAAACTTACTAAAGTTGACGACAAAATTTACACGGCTTTCAGAGAGACCTTTGCTGACCTAAATATTCAGGTTCTGGACCCAGAGCAGCTGAAATCGACAGAGGctaaagag AAATGGAGGCCATTTTGCAATCAGTTTGATGGGGTTGTAGAAGACTTCAATTATGGAACACTGCTTCGCCTTGACTGTCAGAAGGACTACACAGAGGAAAACACCATCTTTG CCACCAGGATCCAGTTTTTCGCCGTTGAGATCGCCAGGAACAGGGAGGGTCACAACAGCGTGATCTACAGCACTAAACAGCAGGCTAAAGAGGATGAGAAGAAATGA
- the dmtn gene encoding dematin, protein MLKQQSDTAPGSVSSSRGPSLPGSPAISIVARMDNQVIGYKDLAAIPKDKAILEVERPDLMTYEPHFSFSALDRTDVSRSRERSMSPHSISPPPSPEHVSACKETKEWVEEGSPGSSLAGSTTQIRKVSATKAPPQHFHRPDNGTNLYKKPPIYKHAAHGKHVEDIIIESSKFPAAQPPDPNQPSKIETEYWPCPPSLAAIETEWRKKKVVEGTTVEEEDEDNPMEMERRKKQEEELSKIQSNLGRLILKEEKEKAGPIRRKTRSLPDRTPAAVGQSSSSLKCSSLAACSRGGLTRLQSAEFASSIGEKVQSGVQNGESQRGRMDRGNSLPSILEQKIYPYEMLVVTNRGRNKLPPGVDRTRLERHLAPEEFEQLFGMCIEEFDRLSLWRRNDLKKRVSLF, encoded by the exons ATGCTGAAG CAACAGTCTGACACAGCCCCAGGAAGCGTTTCTTCCTCACGCGGTCCCAGTCTCCCTGGATCACCGGCTATCTCCATCGTG GCAAGAATGGACAATCAAGTCATAGGTTACAAGGACCTGGCGGCGATACCAAAGGACAAAGCTATCCTGGAGGTCGAACGGCCAGACCTAATGACCTACGAGccccacttcagcttctccgcaCTGGACCGGACCGATGTGTCTCGGAGCCGGGAG AGGTCCATGTCGCCCCACTCCATCTCACCCCCGCCCTCTCCTGAG CATGTATCTGCATGCAAGGAGACCAAGGAGTGGGTGGAGGAGGGATCTCCAGGGAGCTCCTTGGCGGGATCTACAACCCAGATCCGCAAAGTAAGCGCCACCAAAGCCCCCCCACAGCATTTCCACAGGCCAG ATAACGGTACAAACCTATACAAGAAGCCCCCTATTTACAAGCATG CCGCACACGGCAAGCACGTGGAGGACATCATCATCGAGTCGTCCAAGTTCCCTGCCGCCCAGCCACCTGACCCCAACCAGCCCTCTAAGATCGAGACGGAATACTGGCCCTGCCCCCCCTCACTGGCTGCTATCG AGACGGAGTGGAGAAAAAAGAAGGTTGTGGAAGGCACAACcgtggaggaggaagatgaggacAACCCGATGGAGATGGAAAGGAGAAAGAAGCAAGAAGAGGAGCTTAGTAAG ATCCAGTCCAACCTAGGAAGGCTGATCCTGAAGGAGGAAAAGGAGAAGGCTGGCCCCATCCGCAGAAAAACGCGCTCGCTGCCTGATCGGACACCAGCGGCAGTAG GACAGTCATCCAGCTCCCTCAAGTGCTCCTCTCTGGCCGCCTGCAGCAGAGGTGGTCTCACTCGG CTTCAGTCTGCTGAGTTTGCATCCTCTATTGGTGAAAAGGTGCAATCAG GTGTACAG AATGGAGAGTCTCAGAGGGGCAGGATGGACAGAGGAAACTCTCTGCCCAGCATACTGGAGCAGAAG ATCTATCCTTATGAAATGCTGGTTGTGACCAACAGGGGGCGCAATAAGCTCCCACCTGGGGTTGACAGGACAAGACTGGAG AGACATCTGGCTCCTGAAGAGTTTGAGCAGCTGTTCGGAATGTGCATTGAGGAATTCGACCGGCTGTCACTCTGGAGACGGAACGACCTCAAGAAGAGAGTATCACTCTTTTGA